From Magnetococcales bacterium, a single genomic window includes:
- the rsmH gene encoding 16S rRNA (cytosine(1402)-N(4))-methyltransferase RsmH produces MPFLPAALKNLKSGSRTVGNRQCTTAPKPWLLAKGSVPSSEPVGTPIHTELGSAHQSVLSHEAVTGLAPGPEGIYLDATFGAGGHSQRILEATSPGGRVVALDRDPEAIRGGARVVAHHPDRFTLIQSPFSRLSRVLGELQIEEINGVLFDLGVSSMQLDSPERGFSFQSDGPLDMRMSADPQMEQVSEVMENSSGEGRKGQGKSQSVGKGQPSAADLVNTLKADELADIIFRFGDERHSRRIARAIVTDRQEKPFTRTRELAGLLERILPRSKDRIHPATRTFQALRIAVNQELAELETGLAAAMEAVAVGGRIVVISFHSLEDRLVKQTFRKASSPIEPLIPGQHRAGRWIPAKAIPPKFRLLTRKPVMPTSEEIAQNPRSRSARMRILERLPKETAGESP; encoded by the coding sequence ATGCCGTTTTTGCCGGCCGCATTAAAAAATTTGAAGTCTGGAAGCCGGACAGTTGGCAACAGGCAGTGCACAACAGCACCGAAACCCTGGTTGCTGGCAAAAGGCTCAGTTCCATCATCTGAGCCGGTGGGGACTCCTATCCATACGGAATTGGGGAGTGCCCATCAAAGTGTTCTTTCACATGAAGCAGTAACGGGGCTGGCCCCCGGTCCGGAGGGTATCTATCTGGATGCCACTTTCGGTGCCGGGGGGCACAGCCAACGGATTCTCGAAGCCACTTCACCAGGGGGGCGGGTGGTGGCATTGGATCGGGATCCGGAAGCCATCCGAGGCGGAGCCCGGGTGGTGGCGCACCATCCGGATCGATTCACATTGATCCAGAGCCCTTTCAGTCGCCTCTCCCGGGTGCTTGGGGAGCTCCAAATAGAGGAGATCAACGGCGTTCTGTTTGATCTGGGGGTCTCCTCCATGCAGCTGGATTCCCCTGAACGGGGGTTCTCCTTTCAGAGCGACGGACCCCTTGATATGCGGATGAGCGCGGACCCACAGATGGAGCAGGTGTCCGAGGTGATGGAAAATTCATCCGGAGAAGGTCGCAAAGGTCAGGGAAAGTCGCAGTCAGTCGGCAAGGGGCAGCCCTCAGCTGCTGATCTGGTCAATACCCTCAAGGCCGATGAATTGGCCGACATTATTTTTCGTTTTGGCGATGAGCGTCACTCCCGACGCATTGCCCGGGCCATCGTCACCGACCGCCAGGAAAAGCCCTTCACCCGGACCCGGGAGCTGGCGGGGCTGCTGGAGCGGATTTTGCCCCGAAGCAAGGATCGCATTCATCCGGCCACCCGCACCTTTCAGGCCTTGCGTATTGCGGTCAATCAGGAGCTGGCGGAGCTGGAAACAGGGCTGGCAGCCGCCATGGAGGCCGTGGCCGTGGGGGGGCGGATCGTGGTGATCAGCTTTCACTCCCTGGAGGATCGGCTGGTCAAACAGACCTTTCGCAAAGCCTCTTCCCCCATTGAGCCTTTGATTCCGGGGCAGCATCGGGCCGGGCGCTGGATTCCGGCCAAAGCCATCCCACCAAAATTTCGCCTGCTGACCCGCAAGCCGGTGATGCCAACCTCTGAAGAGATCGCCCAAAACCCCCGCTCCCGGAGCGCTCGGATGCGCATTCTTGAGCGTCTGCCCAAAGAGACGGCAGGGGAGAGCCCATGA
- a CDS encoding cell division protein FtsL yields the protein MKPDWLLPALLALLLVITSAVTVTSRMWMLEVHRDLRREEKKFAHLQDKEQELRVELVSRTDMNTIERRARKELGMRPPRPDQWLVVKP from the coding sequence ATGAAGCCCGATTGGCTTTTGCCCGCCTTGTTGGCACTTTTGTTGGTCATCACCTCAGCGGTCACCGTGACTTCACGGATGTGGATGTTGGAGGTACATCGGGATCTGCGTAGAGAAGAGAAAAAATTTGCCCATTTGCAGGACAAGGAGCAGGAGTTGCGGGTAGAGCTGGTCTCCCGAACGGATATGAACACCATCGAGCGGCGGGCACGCAAGGAGCTGGGCATGCGCCCACCCCGGCCCGATCAGTGGTTGGTGGTGAAGCCATGA
- a CDS encoding penicillin-binding protein 2 — MTSQRRTPGGKKSTASSRKPARSTKQQPKARGQSQRSTYQGGRSSAKGSTRKPTTSRKLGTVAKPGKGYELPRGRLEFITGLFVLAFVILAVRAVDLTVLQGSMLHDKASTQHRKKVILPAFRGQFLDRNGRTLAVSLPVKTLSVDRDMVEDPYDLADQLAPLIGVSKKRLGKRLARARPGTFPLLKRKVSPETARRIQELDHPALFFIPAAQRFYTMGEITSHVLGFVNIDGKGVEGLERVFDGDLQGTQGLQVITRDRLGRPMPGGRTITPAKPGTDIVLSIDTTIQYIAYRALLKAVRKSQAKGGMVVILDPTDGNILALVNQPGFNPNNLSASTAKDRRNRAVTDAFEPGSTFKIFTVAAALDMGKVTPDKIIDVENGRFRVGDRIIRDFHREKRWLTVGQVLQKSSNVGAAKIGLMVGNQELEDYIFKFGFGRETGVELGAEARGRIPDIRHYWQVGLANRSYGYGITATPLQLVRAATAAVNGGLLHAPRLVVGKVDGEEIIPTPFAPSERVISAKTSRQLRKILTTVVGTEGTAPQAAVEGYSVAGKTGTARKASSKGGYAEGLYFSSFLGFVPNEKPRIVIFIGIDEPEGKYYGGQVAAPVFREIAQEVMPLLAVMPEKTKKPMLPPEFPKGGRQKETGSEEAGPLYQATLGEALEKLYAQGEVPLVKGSGLVVRQERTEDNQLRLVLK, encoded by the coding sequence ATGACCTCTCAGCGTCGCACTCCGGGCGGAAAAAAAAGTACCGCCAGCAGTCGTAAGCCTGCCCGTTCGACCAAGCAGCAGCCCAAGGCCCGAGGCCAATCCCAGCGCTCCACCTATCAGGGGGGGCGATCCTCCGCCAAAGGATCGACACGCAAGCCCACCACTTCCCGCAAATTGGGCACGGTGGCCAAGCCTGGCAAGGGGTATGAACTGCCCCGGGGGCGTCTTGAATTTATCACCGGCCTGTTCGTGCTGGCCTTTGTGATTTTGGCTGTTCGGGCGGTGGATCTTACGGTGCTTCAGGGCTCCATGCTGCACGACAAGGCTTCGACCCAGCACCGCAAGAAGGTGATTCTGCCCGCTTTTCGGGGGCAATTTTTGGATCGTAACGGTCGCACCCTCGCGGTCAGCCTGCCGGTCAAAACCCTCTCGGTTGATCGAGACATGGTGGAAGACCCCTACGACCTGGCCGATCAATTGGCGCCCCTGATCGGCGTCTCCAAAAAACGACTCGGCAAGCGCCTGGCCAGAGCGCGACCCGGCACTTTTCCCCTGTTAAAGCGCAAGGTGAGTCCCGAAACCGCCCGGCGTATCCAGGAGCTGGACCATCCAGCGCTGTTTTTCATCCCCGCAGCCCAGCGTTTTTACACCATGGGTGAGATTACTTCCCATGTGTTGGGGTTCGTCAATATCGACGGCAAGGGGGTGGAGGGGTTGGAACGGGTTTTTGACGGTGATCTCCAGGGTACCCAGGGGTTGCAGGTGATTACCCGGGACCGTTTGGGGCGTCCCATGCCCGGTGGCCGCACCATTACGCCGGCCAAGCCCGGAACCGATATTGTTCTCTCCATCGACACCACCATTCAGTATATCGCCTATCGTGCGCTGCTGAAGGCAGTACGCAAAAGCCAGGCCAAGGGTGGGATGGTGGTGATTCTCGATCCCACCGACGGCAACATCCTGGCTCTGGTCAATCAACCCGGGTTCAATCCCAACAATCTTTCCGCCTCTACCGCCAAGGATCGACGCAACCGGGCCGTGACCGACGCCTTTGAACCGGGCTCCACTTTTAAAATTTTTACCGTGGCCGCCGCCCTCGACATGGGCAAGGTCACCCCCGACAAGATCATCGATGTGGAAAATGGGCGGTTTCGGGTTGGAGATCGCATCATTCGTGATTTTCACCGGGAAAAACGCTGGCTGACGGTGGGGCAGGTGCTGCAAAAAAGCTCCAATGTGGGCGCTGCCAAAATCGGCCTCATGGTGGGCAACCAGGAGCTGGAAGACTATATCTTTAAATTTGGCTTTGGTCGGGAAACCGGTGTGGAGCTGGGTGCCGAGGCCAGGGGGCGTATTCCGGACATCCGCCACTATTGGCAGGTGGGGCTGGCCAACCGTTCCTACGGTTATGGCATTACCGCCACCCCCTTGCAGTTGGTGCGGGCGGCCACCGCAGCGGTTAACGGTGGGCTGTTGCACGCCCCGCGACTGGTGGTGGGCAAGGTGGATGGCGAAGAGATCATCCCCACCCCCTTTGCCCCTTCGGAGCGGGTGATCAGCGCCAAAACCTCCCGACAGCTGCGTAAAATTCTCACCACAGTGGTGGGGACGGAAGGAACGGCCCCCCAAGCTGCGGTAGAGGGATATTCGGTCGCAGGCAAAACCGGTACCGCCCGCAAAGCCTCTTCCAAGGGCGGGTATGCCGAGGGGCTCTATTTTTCGTCATTTTTGGGATTCGTCCCCAACGAAAAGCCCCGTATCGTCATCTTTATCGGCATCGATGAGCCGGAAGGTAAGTATTATGGTGGCCAGGTCGCCGCACCGGTCTTCAGGGAGATCGCCCAAGAGGTGATGCCGCTGCTGGCGGTGATGCCGGAAAAAACCAAAAAACCCATGCTTCCCCCGGAGTTTCCCAAGGGAGGCCGTCAAAAAGAGACCGGTAGTGAGGAGGCCGGGCCCCTCTATCAAGCCACCCTCGGAGAGGCTTTGGAAAAGCTTTACGCCCAGGGAGAGGTGCCTCTGGTCAAAGGGTCCGGATTGGTCGTTCGCCAGGAGCGGACCGAAGATAACCAACTCCGATTGGTGCTGAAATGA
- a CDS encoding UDP-N-acetylmuramoyl-L-alanyl-D-glutamate--2,6-diaminopimelate ligase produces the protein MMHGTHQATLIPLDPEDLPTDISTLAAHCPGMTLLGPNREIQGLTADSRKVREGYLFAALPGCQVDGNRFIPQALAQGAVAVLHDGRGRLPLGTRCQTVAQLVHPEPRQALALLAADYYGHPAKHLKLMAVTGTNGKTSVAAMIEAILTEAGERVGVMGTTGVRYPGYVGRSPLTTPEPVFLQARLQEMAENQCTTAVLEVSSHALTQHRIAGMPIHTAIYTNLSRDHLDYHRDEGDYFQAKARLFTDFAPEVAIINLDDARGVALVEKCLPGTRVVGYSAEGRRAGNSTPVFAARGMKLSWQGVRFDLDTPGGGVPVTMGTVGRFNVANALAAAAACWERGVSAEVIARGLARFQPVRGRMETIAQGQPFGVVVDYAHTPEALERLLATTREVIGEGRIYPVFGCGGERDVGKRALMGGIAARFGEVAFITDDNPRSEDPAAIREAILIGCAKAGGNAREVADRESAIGMALSQASAGDAVVIAGKGHETVQITASGAHPFDDVAVACEHLQKLGFTLKPEGQR, from the coding sequence ATGATGCATGGCACCCACCAGGCCACACTGATTCCTTTGGATCCGGAGGATCTGCCCACAGATATCAGCACCCTGGCAGCGCACTGCCCTGGAATGACCTTGCTGGGCCCCAACCGGGAAATTCAGGGTCTGACGGCTGACTCCAGAAAAGTACGTGAGGGCTATCTTTTCGCCGCTTTGCCTGGCTGTCAGGTGGATGGCAATCGATTTATTCCCCAGGCGTTGGCCCAGGGAGCGGTGGCTGTTCTCCACGATGGTCGGGGTCGGCTTCCCTTGGGGACGCGTTGCCAAACCGTCGCCCAGCTGGTTCACCCGGAGCCGCGTCAGGCGCTGGCTCTCCTGGCAGCAGATTATTACGGCCATCCAGCCAAACATCTGAAATTGATGGCGGTAACCGGCACCAACGGTAAAACTTCGGTGGCCGCCATGATCGAAGCGATTCTCACCGAGGCCGGGGAGCGGGTGGGGGTGATGGGGACCACCGGTGTGCGTTATCCCGGATATGTGGGGCGTTCACCGCTGACAACCCCCGAGCCGGTTTTTCTCCAGGCCCGATTGCAGGAGATGGCGGAAAATCAATGCACCACAGCGGTCCTGGAGGTCTCCTCCCACGCTTTGACCCAGCATCGCATTGCCGGCATGCCGATCCATACCGCGATCTATACCAACCTTTCCCGGGATCATCTGGACTACCATCGGGATGAAGGGGACTATTTTCAGGCCAAGGCCCGGCTCTTTACCGATTTTGCGCCGGAAGTGGCCATCATCAATCTGGATGACGCCAGAGGTGTGGCGTTGGTGGAAAAATGTCTCCCCGGCACCCGGGTGGTGGGATACAGCGCTGAAGGTCGAAGGGCAGGCAACAGCACACCGGTTTTTGCCGCCCGTGGGATGAAGCTCTCCTGGCAAGGGGTGCGGTTTGATCTGGATACCCCGGGGGGGGGTGTTCCGGTCACGATGGGGACGGTGGGGCGGTTTAATGTCGCCAATGCCTTGGCAGCGGCTGCGGCCTGCTGGGAAAGGGGTGTTTCGGCGGAGGTGATCGCCCGGGGCTTGGCCCGATTTCAACCCGTGCGGGGGCGGATGGAAACCATCGCCCAAGGCCAGCCTTTTGGTGTGGTGGTGGATTATGCCCACACCCCCGAAGCGTTGGAGCGGCTGCTGGCAACGACCCGAGAGGTGATTGGTGAGGGTCGGATCTATCCGGTGTTTGGCTGCGGCGGTGAGCGGGATGTGGGTAAGAGAGCCTTGATGGGTGGGATTGCGGCGCGTTTTGGGGAGGTTGCCTTTATCACCGACGACAACCCCCGCTCCGAGGATCCAGCCGCCATTCGTGAGGCGATCCTTATTGGATGTGCCAAGGCAGGAGGTAACGCCCGGGAAGTGGCGGATCGCGAGAGCGCCATTGGGATGGCGTTGTCCCAGGCCAGTGCAGGGGATGCGGTGGTGATAGCCGGGAAGGGGCACGAAACAGTTCAGATCACGGCCTCCGGAGCGCACCCCTTTGATGATGTTGCTGTGGCCTGCGAGCATCTGCAAAAGCTGGGTTTTACCCTGAAACCGGAGGGGCAGAGATGA
- a CDS encoding UDP-N-acetylmuramoyl-tripeptide--D-alanyl-D-alanine ligase, translating to MIPSNDVISKVSSTGMTLNFISSTLGAAWQLPEGVDSQQTIAGVSIDSRTLEPGALFAAITGPRFDGHDYIDKALEKGCAALLVNREINPAPPVPVLSVPDTLTALTRLAAAWRKRVNPKVIAITGSSGKTTVKEMTTGCLKNQFRVHATRGNFNNHIGLPLTILAMPEKCQVLVVEMGMSAGGEIAHLAAIAKPDIGVITNIQAAHLAQFNHLGEIAAAKGELMEALPPVGVGILPRDGLFTPLLRKLASPAEVITFGGSRAQGARDLEYGSFRYTPNGIHFRIPDSGDERNVEIKHTGEHTALNALAALAAAREVGAEVGDIVAGLADFQPPAGRGNLQTTSQGVTLIDDTYNANPGSVAAALESLGKMDGAGRRVAILGDMLELGSEERALHAGLIEAVIGGRVDLLLSAGPLMKALHEAVAGEMRLESQHRDKAEGWLGEVAPLLKPGDVVLVKGSRGMAMERIVQDLLGQD from the coding sequence ATGATCCCCTCCAACGATGTGATCAGCAAAGTTTCATCAACGGGAATGACGCTGAATTTTATCAGTTCGACCCTGGGAGCAGCCTGGCAGCTTCCCGAGGGCGTGGACTCCCAACAAACCATTGCGGGTGTCTCCATCGACAGCCGCACTCTGGAACCCGGTGCGCTATTTGCCGCGATCACCGGTCCCCGATTCGATGGCCATGACTATATCGACAAGGCCTTGGAAAAGGGGTGTGCCGCCTTGCTGGTCAACCGTGAGATCAACCCCGCCCCGCCGGTTCCGGTGTTGTCGGTTCCGGATACACTCACGGCTCTGACCCGGTTGGCGGCAGCATGGCGAAAGCGGGTCAACCCCAAAGTGATCGCCATCACGGGATCCTCTGGCAAGACCACGGTCAAGGAGATGACCACCGGCTGCCTGAAAAATCAATTCCGGGTTCACGCCACCCGGGGCAACTTTAACAACCATATCGGCCTGCCCCTGACGATTCTGGCCATGCCGGAAAAATGTCAGGTGCTGGTGGTGGAGATGGGGATGAGTGCCGGGGGTGAAATTGCCCACCTGGCAGCCATCGCCAAGCCGGATATCGGTGTGATCACCAATATTCAAGCCGCTCACCTGGCGCAATTCAATCATCTGGGTGAGATTGCCGCCGCCAAAGGCGAACTAATGGAAGCCCTCCCCCCCGTCGGGGTGGGCATCTTGCCCAGGGATGGGCTATTTACCCCACTGCTCAGGAAATTGGCTTCCCCGGCAGAGGTGATCACTTTTGGGGGAAGCCGCGCCCAGGGGGCGAGGGATCTGGAGTATGGGTCATTCCGATATACTCCCAACGGAATCCATTTCCGGATCCCCGACTCCGGGGATGAGAGGAATGTTGAAATCAAGCACACCGGTGAGCACACCGCGTTGAATGCCCTGGCAGCCCTGGCAGCCGCTCGGGAAGTTGGGGCTGAGGTGGGAGATATCGTCGCTGGATTGGCGGATTTTCAACCACCGGCAGGCCGAGGCAATCTGCAAACCACCTCTCAAGGCGTCACCTTGATTGATGACACCTACAACGCCAATCCCGGATCGGTTGCGGCGGCTCTTGAGAGCCTGGGGAAAATGGACGGGGCTGGGCGTCGGGTGGCGATATTGGGGGATATGCTGGAGTTGGGCTCTGAAGAGCGTGCGCTTCACGCCGGGCTGATTGAGGCGGTGATTGGCGGGCGGGTGGATCTGCTGTTGAGCGCAGGCCCTTTGATGAAAGCCCTGCATGAGGCTGTGGCTGGGGAGATGCGCCTGGAAAGTCAACATCGGGATAAAGCCGAAGGGTGGCTGGGGGAGGTGGCTCCCTTGTTGAAGCCTGGTGATGTGGTGTTGGTCAAAGGCTCCCGGGGGATGGCTATGGAACGGATTGTTCAGGATTTATTGGGACAGGATTGA
- a CDS encoding phospho-N-acetylmuramoyl-pentapeptide-transferase, protein MLYNILYPLSDHWSALNLFKYITFRTIGAILTALILSFVVGPLVIRTLQKMQKKGQPIRDDGPERHLLEKAGTPTMGGTLIILAIAVPTLLWADLTNRFIWVVLLTTLGFGAIGFWDDSLKLLKNNPKGVPGRVRIFLQSAIALGAAGVLMGMDGGFGQLSFPFVKDYFYDLGWLFFPFAILVIAGSANAINLTDGLDGLAIGPTLLTAMSFLLIAYVTGHVHFAGYLGIPYVSGAGELSVFCGAMVGAALGFLWFNTYPAQVFMGDVGSLALGAALGSVAMVTRHEIVLSIIGGVFVMETLSVIVQVASFKLIGKRVFRMAPIHHHFELKGWAEPKIIVRFWIISVILSLVGLATLKIR, encoded by the coding sequence ATGCTATATAATATTCTGTATCCCCTTTCTGATCATTGGTCGGCGCTTAACCTGTTTAAATATATCACTTTCCGTACGATTGGTGCGATTTTGACCGCCCTGATTCTCTCCTTTGTGGTGGGGCCGTTGGTGATCCGCACCCTGCAAAAGATGCAAAAAAAAGGGCAGCCCATCCGGGATGACGGCCCGGAACGCCATCTTCTGGAAAAGGCCGGTACCCCCACCATGGGGGGCACCCTGATTATCCTGGCCATTGCGGTGCCTACCCTGCTGTGGGCCGACCTGACCAATCGTTTCATCTGGGTGGTTTTGTTGACCACCCTGGGATTTGGAGCCATCGGTTTTTGGGACGACTCCCTGAAGCTTTTGAAAAACAATCCCAAGGGGGTGCCCGGGCGGGTGCGGATATTCCTCCAAAGCGCCATCGCTTTAGGGGCCGCAGGGGTGTTGATGGGGATGGATGGTGGGTTTGGCCAACTGTCGTTTCCGTTTGTGAAGGATTATTTTTACGATTTAGGCTGGCTCTTTTTTCCTTTCGCCATTTTGGTCATTGCGGGCAGTGCCAACGCCATCAATCTGACCGACGGTCTGGATGGCTTGGCCATTGGTCCTACGCTGCTGACCGCCATGAGTTTTTTGCTGATCGCCTATGTCACCGGTCACGTTCACTTTGCCGGATATCTGGGTATTCCCTATGTCTCCGGGGCAGGGGAGTTGTCGGTTTTTTGCGGGGCGATGGTGGGGGCGGCTTTGGGGTTTTTATGGTTCAACACCTATCCGGCCCAGGTGTTTATGGGGGATGTAGGTTCGTTGGCCCTGGGAGCGGCTCTGGGCAGTGTCGCCATGGTGACCCGTCATGAGATCGTTCTTTCCATTATCGGCGGGGTGTTTGTGATGGAAACCCTGTCGGTGATTGTCCAGGTGGCCTCGTTCAAGCTGATCGGCAAGCGGGTGTTTCGCATGGCTCCGATCCACCATCACTTTGAGCTGAAGGGGTGGGCGGAGCCGAAAATCATCGTCCGGTTTTGGATCATTTCGGTGATCCTTTCCCTGGTCGGGCTCGCCACCTTGAAGATTCGTTGA
- the murD gene encoding UDP-N-acetylmuramoyl-L-alanine--D-glutamate ligase: protein MSRLHHGSGSGPVAVAGLGLTGAASVRFLAALGVRVLACDEHPHPAAAKGLGQLPGVTLNLGQLPAAAMADCESVLLSPGIPRRHPALAEALSRGVPVINDIEWLYTWVNEQVGERPFIGITGTNGKSTVTTLVGQMLNEAGKNFQVGGNLGEAALSLWDLKAKGYVLELSSFQLESIDQFRAQVGVLLNLTPDHMDRYDNLAAYLEAKKRIFENRQAGDWGVVSGDDPVLLGPLLRELENGPGRLMPFSIQRPMPGGISALGEHLIDFRNGRPAPLMDLTRLRMVGRHNKANAAAATAVALTQGVAPEVISQVLETFPGLPHRMEWIRTLDGVPWYNDSKGTNAGAVAQSLSSLTGRVILIAGGRDKKGDFAMLAPLVRQHAEAVILMGEAAGAMEKAFAGLARIEKVGGMAEAVEMARDLAEPGCAVLLSPACASFDQFDSFEHRGDVFREAVHAL, encoded by the coding sequence ATGAGCCGACTCCACCATGGATCAGGCTCCGGTCCGGTGGCCGTGGCTGGCTTGGGTCTGACGGGAGCTGCTTCGGTGCGGTTTTTGGCAGCCCTGGGGGTGCGGGTGCTGGCCTGTGATGAACATCCCCATCCTGCAGCCGCCAAGGGTTTGGGTCAGCTGCCGGGAGTGACTCTGAACTTGGGTCAGCTGCCAGCCGCTGCCATGGCCGATTGTGAAAGCGTGCTGTTGAGCCCGGGGATTCCCCGTCGTCATCCCGCCCTGGCGGAGGCCCTCTCCCGGGGGGTGCCGGTGATTAACGACATCGAATGGCTCTACACCTGGGTTAACGAACAGGTAGGGGAACGTCCCTTTATCGGCATTACCGGAACCAACGGTAAATCCACCGTGACCACCCTGGTGGGACAGATGTTGAACGAGGCCGGGAAAAATTTTCAGGTAGGGGGCAACCTGGGAGAGGCGGCCCTCTCCCTGTGGGATCTCAAGGCCAAGGGGTATGTGCTGGAGCTTTCTTCGTTTCAGCTGGAGTCCATCGACCAGTTTCGAGCCCAGGTGGGGGTGTTGCTCAATCTGACGCCGGACCATATGGATCGTTATGACAATCTGGCTGCCTATCTGGAGGCTAAAAAACGGATTTTTGAAAACCGGCAGGCTGGGGATTGGGGGGTTGTGAGTGGCGATGATCCGGTGCTGCTGGGGCCACTGCTCAGGGAGTTGGAAAATGGTCCTGGAAGGTTGATGCCCTTTTCGATTCAACGGCCCATGCCGGGGGGAATCTCTGCCTTGGGGGAGCATCTCATCGATTTTCGCAACGGCAGGCCGGCCCCGCTCATGGATCTGACCCGCCTGCGTATGGTGGGGCGGCACAACAAGGCCAATGCGGCGGCAGCGACAGCGGTGGCTTTGACCCAAGGTGTCGCGCCCGAGGTGATCTCCCAGGTGTTGGAAACCTTTCCCGGGCTTCCCCACCGTATGGAATGGATCCGGACCCTGGACGGGGTGCCCTGGTACAACGACTCCAAGGGGACCAACGCCGGAGCCGTGGCCCAATCCCTGAGTTCTCTGACGGGGCGGGTGATTCTCATCGCCGGGGGGCGGGACAAAAAAGGCGATTTTGCCATGCTGGCCCCCCTGGTGCGCCAACATGCCGAGGCGGTCATCCTGATGGGTGAGGCTGCTGGAGCCATGGAAAAGGCCTTTGCGGGGCTGGCTCGAATCGAAAAAGTCGGGGGGATGGCCGAGGCGGTGGAGATGGCCCGGGATCTGGCTGAGCCGGGGTGTGCGGTGTTGCTCTCTCCGGCTTGTGCCTCGTTTGACCAGTTTGACAGTTTTGAGCATCGGGGGGATGTTTTTCGGGAGGCGGTCCATGCACTCTAA
- the ftsW gene encoding putative lipid II flippase FtsW, whose protein sequence is MHSKKGRGKKDESQAPGIDMWLAGTAFALLIIGLVMVYSASSPVAQKNFGNPTHYALRNGVFALLGMVVLAVASRLPMHLIRTLGRYGFAITLFLLLLVLVPGLGMEGGGARRWLNLGFFTMQPSEPFKVMLVLYMAHQLSDDLGRVHRIRQGLFPIMLVYGLSVTLLLAEPDFGSVLISGMVLFGMIFIAGIPFAWITGLILVAIPLAAAGIMMAPYRFRRVTSFLDPWDDPSNSDFQLVQSLLSFGNGGLHGTGLGQGQQKQFYLPESHTDFIFAVIGEELGLFWVLTIILLFAVLIWRAFNIARKATDPFVRLGAGGLTMLIGSQALANMGVVMGLLPPKGLTLPLVSYGGSSLIITMGAVGLLLAFSRTVAEEEKW, encoded by the coding sequence ATGCACTCTAAAAAGGGGCGGGGGAAAAAAGACGAGAGCCAGGCGCCGGGCATCGACATGTGGTTGGCGGGGACCGCTTTTGCCCTTTTGATCATCGGCTTGGTGATGGTCTATTCCGCCTCTTCACCGGTGGCCCAGAAAAATTTTGGCAATCCGACCCACTATGCTCTGCGCAATGGGGTGTTTGCCCTCTTGGGAATGGTCGTGCTGGCGGTGGCGAGTCGCCTGCCGATGCACCTCATTCGCACTTTGGGCCGTTACGGATTCGCGATTACCCTGTTTCTTTTGCTTCTGGTGTTGGTGCCGGGGCTGGGGATGGAAGGTGGTGGGGCCAGGCGGTGGCTGAATCTGGGATTTTTTACCATGCAGCCTTCAGAGCCCTTCAAGGTGATGCTGGTGCTCTACATGGCCCATCAGTTGAGTGATGATCTGGGGCGGGTTCACCGAATTCGCCAGGGGTTGTTTCCCATTATGCTGGTCTATGGCCTGTCGGTGACGCTGCTTCTGGCGGAGCCGGACTTTGGCAGCGTGTTGATCAGCGGCATGGTGCTCTTTGGTATGATCTTCATCGCCGGGATACCCTTTGCCTGGATTACCGGGCTGATTTTGGTCGCCATTCCTCTGGCCGCCGCCGGGATCATGATGGCCCCTTATCGGTTTCGTCGGGTGACGTCGTTTTTGGATCCATGGGACGATCCTTCCAACAGCGACTTTCAGCTGGTCCAGTCCCTGCTCTCCTTTGGTAACGGTGGACTGCACGGCACCGGCCTGGGGCAGGGACAGCAGAAGCAGTTTTATCTGCCGGAGTCCCATACCGACTTTATCTTTGCGGTGATTGGTGAAGAGTTGGGGCTTTTTTGGGTATTGACGATCATTCTGCTGTTTGCGGTGCTTATCTGGCGCGCCTTCAATATTGCCCGCAAGGCCACCGACCCCTTCGTGCGGTTGGGAGCGGGGGGGCTCACCATGCTGATCGGCTCCCAGGCCTTGGCCAATATGGGGGTGGTGATGGGGCTGCTGCCACCCAAGGGATTGACTTTACCCTTGGTGAGCTATGGGGGTAGCTCCCTGATTATCACCATGGGTGCGGTTGGGCTCCTGCTGGCCTTTTCCCGGACAGTGGCGGAGGAAGAAAAATGGTAA